AATATTATTTGAATAATATGAAAATTCTTTTTCTTTATCAAAATCAAAATCAACTAATTGAGAAAATAGTTCTTTATATTCTTCATCTTTATTATCTCTAAAAAAGCCATTAAATTTTTTTACTAAAAAGGGTTTTACTAATAGCTTACGATATTCACTATAAAGCTTATATGTTTTACTATTAAATAATATTATAAAAGATATACCTAAAAGTAATACGCCTAGAAGTCCAATTCCTACATTATTTGCTAAGTAACTAATAATTATCATGAAAAATGATATTGAAAATAAAAATCCTACAAACTTATCAATTATTTGATTTATTTTTAGCTTTTTTCTTAACTTTTCTAATATCACCACTTCATCATCAAATTTTATCATAAATAGTCTTCTGCTTTTATCTCTTTCTTTTCTTCATCTTTTATCTCAAACATTGGTTTTGATTTTACTTTTAAAAAAGCATCATTTATGAATTTTCCAGGATATATTTCAATACTATTTTTTAAATATGCAATAGATTGATTATAGTTTCTTCTTGCAGCAGATATATTTCTTTCTACTTCACTATAAGATTGTTGAGCTTCTATTAACAATTTATGAGAATATAAGTCAGGATAATTCTCCAAAGAAATATTTAATTCTTTCATCTTTAAATCTAACTCATCTTCTAATTTAAATCTCTCTTGTATATTTTTATTATTATCATTTTCTTTGTAGTTTCTTTCAAGTTTTGTACGTATATTTGTAATATCAACTAATACGTTCTTTTCATGGTCCATGTATTTTTTTGCAATTGTTAAAATATTTGGAATTAGGTCATACCTCTTTTTTAATTGAACATCAATATTTGCATATGCTGCATCACCAAAATTTTTATTTGATATTATGTTAGAATAACTTCTATATAATATCAACCCTATTACAAATATAATAGTATAAAAAAACAAACTCATAATTTACATACTCCTTTTAAATTTATATAATATATATTATTATTTATATACTTAAAATATATAGTCATATATTCTATTTTAAATCTATTTTTTTAAATTTTCTCTTTTTCTCTTAATTTTTAAGTTGTTTATATAATGAAAAACTAAATATAAAGATAGTTATAAAAAATGAATGATTTATAATTTCGTTTAAATGTTTAAATATGTCAAATAAATTATTTAAGATATAAAGATTTGTATTACTCAAACTAATATAAAGACTTATAGCAAATAAAAATGGGAAACTTGATAAAATTAAAATTAAAAAATAAATTTTTTTATTTACAAAATTAAAGTGAGTTTTAATAAAAAATCCAAGAATTAAAATAATAAAAGGTAGTTGATAAAATATATACCTTATATAAACAAATCCAAGCTGATATTCTAAATCGCTCAATTGAGTAGATAGTTCTGTCTCACTTGAATAAGTAGCAATAAGAAGGCTTATATCCATTAAAAATACTAATCCAGTAAAAATCAAAGCTATTAAAGATAAGTTACGAAATAATTTTATATTATATTGCGGTACTTTAGAAAAATAAAATATTAATAAGGCCTGAGCAATAATCATAAAAAAAACTAAAGTCTGCAATATATAATATTTAAAATATTCTGCCAATAAAAAATGATGGAAATTATCAAGAAATATTAATCCTATAATTAAAATTGTTGAAATAATCATTACTACCATAAGTATATTTTTTACATTCATTTTATAATCCTGCATTATTTATTTTAGATTTATTGTTATCTAATATTTTGATAAACGATTCATTCTTCCTTAATTTAGCAACTTCTAAAGCTGTATAGCCATTATCATTTTTAATAGTAAAATCAATTTTTTTATTTATTAATCTTTTAGCAATATCTAAAAAGATACTTTTTGATGTCTGGGAATAACGATTAACACATAAATGTAATAATGAATTATTAAACTCATCAGTAACATTAATATCTGCTCCTGCATCAATTAATCTTTTTACCATACTATATTGACCAAAGCCAAGTGCAACAAAAATAGGTTCTTTCATAATATTACTTGTTACTAAATTTAATTCAGGTTTGTACTTTAGTAGTAAATTAAATATTTTTAAATCTTTACTAAATATAGCTCTAATTAATGGTGTTCTTCCATCTGGAGAATAATGATTAATATTTGCTCCATTTTCCAAAAGGACTTTTACTCTAATATATTTTTTATCATCAATTGCATTCATAAGCTCAGAATAACCAATTTCATCAACTTTTTCTTTTGGATTATTTTTATATTTTCTTTTAAAGTAAATATATTTTTTTACAAATTTATTATTATAAAATCTGGATTTTGGATCTTGTGTTGAATCATAAAGATCTGAAGACTTATCTAAATAAGGATTATTCCCTCTTATTTTATTATAATAATCAGTTACGTCTTTATCTGTAATCCCATAATAATCTACATTAGAATTATTATTTGAAATAGGTTTTTCAACTTTTTTTATAGTATTTACATTATTGATATTTGTAGTTTTTTTTAGTGTCTTATCTTTATTTAAAATACCTAGTATTTTTTTTGATGCTAGGTCTCCGTTCTCAACTCCTTTTCTAAACCATTTTTTAGCTTCTTTTATATTTTCTCTTGTTGAAGATTTAATATTATTATCAATTTTATCTAGATACATCATAGTACTTCCTCCACTTAGAGGTAAAGTTCTTAAATAACTAGTCTGATTTATAAAATAAAGTTCACCAATATTATAAGCAAGTTCTTTACAACCTGAGAAATAAAATCTTCTATAAGAAGCTAGTTTTTCACCAAATTCTTTTTCTGCATAAGCAAGTGAAATAGGATTAAAATTATTATTAACATCACGTATATATGCTTTTTTATATTCTTTAATTTTGATTTTTACAGCTTCGCAATTACCATTCTCATAAGCAATATTTAACCATTTTTTAGAATTTCTTCTATCTAATTTATATAAACTAAATGGATCAAAACCTAGCTTATAAGCTTCATTAAACCAATACTCTTTTTTATTTTCTTCAGTATATGCTAATCTTATTGCAGCCATTGGATTTTCTTGATCTACTGATTTTTTGAACCAATATATAGCTTTTTCTTTTTTGCCATGGTTAAGATAAAATAATGCTAATTCAAAAGTTGAATTAGCATCATCTCTATTTTCATATAACAATTTTGCATGTGGGTAATTTTCTAACTCTTCATCATATCCATAAGGATATATATATAAGATAAAACCTAGTACTACTATTACTAGAAGTAGTAAGAAAGGTATTGTTTTTTTTCCATCTAATTTATATTTATTAGGTTTATTTTTAATAGTTTTTTTATCTTTTTTTTCTAAACTACTATCTTCACTTATATTTATTTTTAAATTAAGTTTTCCTTTATATCTTCTTGGAAGTCTTGGCATTGTTAGTTGTAGTTCGTAGCCTTTTTTTATTGTTTCATCATCAATGTTAAGATCTTCTCTTAAGATTTTTAAAACTTCATCTTTTGAATATTTTATATCAATTAATGCTATATAATAAGCACTTGCTCTTACATTATCATTTAAAATCGTATGATAAAAAAGTGCTAAATTTTGCATAGAATCAAGATTTCCTATTTTTACTGATTCTATGAAAAACTCTTTTGCTTTATCATTATCATTTAATTTATTTTTATAAATAAGTCCTATAATATTTAGTGAATTTTCATTACCTTGCATATAAGCTTTTTCATACCATAAAATTGCTTTTTCATAATCTTTTAATATTTCTTCATAAAATATTGCTAATTTAAAAGCATTATTATTTTCATAATATTCTAATGCTTCAGGATAATCCTTTAATCTATCATCAATAATCTCTTCTTGAGGTAAAAAAGATTTTTTTAGAAGTTCTAATTCTTCTTGCGTATTAAAAGCATAAACTTTTCTAGTAAATAACATATTAAAAATTATAAATAACATTATTATAAGTACTGTTATTTTTAATGGAGGAGCTAAAAGATAACTTACGAAAAACAAAACAGAGACAACAATAAATATAATAGGATTTTCTTCATTGAATTTTAAATTTGGATAGTAAGATTGTTTATTACATATTCTGCAAGTTAATATTTTTTCTTTACTACTAAAAGTATTGACATCAAAAAAAGACAGACCTTCTTCTTTACAATGTGGACATTCCATTATTAAATCCTACCTTTATGTCTTACTGGAAACCCTGGTATCTTTAATTGTAATTCATAAATAAGCCCTGTAATATTTAGTGAGTCTTGACTGCCTTGAGTATAGGCTTTTTCATACCATAAAATTACTTTTGTATCATTTTTATAATACTCTAATGATTTAAGGTTCTCTTCTAATCTTATATCAAAAAAAAATTTCTTAATGAAAAGATTTTTTTTACACTCATTATATTCATCACTCATGATTTTCCTAATAATTTTTTCATATCATAGTTAAAAATAATTTAAAATCTTATTATTGCAATAAGAATTATAGATATTTAATATAAATAAAATTGAGCTTAAAATAAAAAAACAATTTATATTGCAAAAAATACACAAATTGATATAATTAGAAAGAACAAGTATCAAATTAATTTTTAGCTGGATTAAAAACAAAAAGTGATGTTGATACATTATTAAACTCATCTATGGTAAAAAAAATTGAACTTAAAGTTTATGAATTAGAAAAACAAATAGAATTATTAAAACTTTATGCTAAAATAGAATAACTATTAACGTAGGAGGATTTATGTTCAATAGTAGATTATTATTAACTTATTGGATTATAATTCTTCCAATTATTACTATCTTTATCACCTCTTTTTTATTTACTTACAAATTTATAAAATATGAAAAAGTAAAATTCGAACAAGAAAATAAACAACTTGAAAAAAACTATACAAAAGAGATTAAAGAAAGAACAAAAAAACGTATCCAAAGAGTAATAAAAATAATTGAAACAAATATTGAAATAACTAGAAATGAAGAAAAAGAGAACTTAAAAAATATAGTAAATATAGCACATGAAACAATAATAAAAACCTTTGAAAGATACAAAAATAGTTTATCAAAAGAACAAATACTAAATGAAATAAAAAAGCAATTAGAACACCATAGATTTTATAATAATCAAAGTGGATATTTTTTTATTATTGATTTAAATAATACTGTAATAATGCAACCACAAGTTAAAGAACATGAAGAGTTAAAATTAGATGATATTCAAGATATTAAAGGAAAGTTTTTTATAAAAGAGTTGACAAATATTGCAAAATCAAAGAAAGAAGGATTTAGCACTTGGTATTGGACTAAACCAAAAGAGAATAAGCATAAAAAGAAAATCGGTTTCATAAAAGTTTTTGAACCTTTAAATATTTATATAGGTACGGCAAGATATGAAGAAGATATTAATAACAAAATAGAAAAAGATGCTTTAAAGATTATAAATTCAATTAGATATGGCAAAGATGAATATCTTTTTGCTTTGAAACAAAATGGAGTTACAATATCACATATAAATAAAGATTTTATAAATATACCATTTTCTAATTTATCTAAAATTGAACAAAAAATTATAAAGAACATTATATTAGAAGCTAAAAAAAATAATAGTGGTTTCATATATTATACACCTACTAGCTATAACTTGAAAGAAAATATTTCAAAAAAAATATCTTATGTATCAATAATACCTTCATTAAAGTGGATAATTGGGACAGGACAATATACAACAAAAATAGACAAGCAAATAAAACAAAAAAAACTTTTATTAATAGAAAAACTCAATAATACAATCAACTCAATAATATTA
The window above is part of the Malaciobacter marinus genome. Proteins encoded here:
- a CDS encoding LemA family protein, whose protein sequence is MSLFFYTIIFVIGLILYRSYSNIISNKNFGDAAYANIDVQLKKRYDLIPNILTIAKKYMDHEKNVLVDITNIRTKLERNYKENDNNKNIQERFKLEDELDLKMKELNISLENYPDLYSHKLLIEAQQSYSEVERNISAARRNYNQSIAYLKNSIEIYPGKFINDAFLKVKSKPMFEIKDEEKKEIKAEDYL
- a CDS encoding ankyrin repeat domain-containing protein, which translates into the protein MECPHCKEEGLSFFDVNTFSSKEKILTCRICNKQSYYPNLKFNEENPIIFIVVSVLFFVSYLLAPPLKITVLIIMLFIIFNMLFTRKVYAFNTQEELELLKKSFLPQEEIIDDRLKDYPEALEYYENNNAFKLAIFYEEILKDYEKAILWYEKAYMQGNENSLNIIGLIYKNKLNDNDKAKEFFIESVKIGNLDSMQNLALFYHTILNDNVRASAYYIALIDIKYSKDEVLKILREDLNIDDETIKKGYELQLTMPRLPRRYKGKLNLKINISEDSSLEKKDKKTIKNKPNKYKLDGKKTIPFLLLLVIVVLGFILYIYPYGYDEELENYPHAKLLYENRDDANSTFELALFYLNHGKKEKAIYWFKKSVDQENPMAAIRLAYTEENKKEYWFNEAYKLGFDPFSLYKLDRRNSKKWLNIAYENGNCEAVKIKIKEYKKAYIRDVNNNFNPISLAYAEKEFGEKLASYRRFYFSGCKELAYNIGELYFINQTSYLRTLPLSGGSTMMYLDKIDNNIKSSTRENIKEAKKWFRKGVENGDLASKKILGILNKDKTLKKTTNINNVNTIKKVEKPISNNNSNVDYYGITDKDVTDYYNKIRGNNPYLDKSSDLYDSTQDPKSRFYNNKFVKKYIYFKRKYKNNPKEKVDEIGYSELMNAIDDKKYIRVKVLLENGANINHYSPDGRTPLIRAIFSKDLKIFNLLLKYKPELNLVTSNIMKEPIFVALGFGQYSMVKRLIDAGADINVTDEFNNSLLHLCVNRYSQTSKSIFLDIAKRLINKKIDFTIKNDNGYTALEVAKLRKNESFIKILDNNKSKINNAGL
- a CDS encoding cache domain-containing protein; this encodes MFNSRLLLTYWIIILPIITIFITSFLFTYKFIKYEKVKFEQENKQLEKNYTKEIKERTKKRIQRVIKIIETNIEITRNEEKENLKNIVNIAHETIIKTFERYKNSLSKEQILNEIKKQLEHHRFYNNQSGYFFIIDLNNTVIMQPQVKEHEELKLDDIQDIKGKFFIKELTNIAKSKKEGFSTWYWTKPKENKHKKKIGFIKVFEPLNIYIGTARYEEDINNKIEKDALKIINSIRYGKDEYLFALKQNGVTISHINKDFINIPFSNLSKIEQKIIKNIILEAKKNNSGFIYYTPTSYNLKENISKKISYVSIIPSLKWIIGTGQYTTKIDKQIKQKKLLLIEKLNNTINSIILVATIITIILILIMTLIARKIQSKILEYEKELHQKNQKLKELNENLEKKVYEQTQKNLEKDQILHHQSKLASMGEMIGNIAHQWRQPLSAISTAASGIKLHDEMNILKKDIMNDSLDAIISNTKLLSNTIDDFSNFFKKDKVKIVFDINKSIDKVLKLISANLKNKNIEIINVTKQCKIYNLENELIQALLNIINNAKDALLENDNLKEKYIFISQEENNTQVIIKIKDNAGGINERIIDKIFEPYFTTKFKSQGTGIGLYMSQIIIANHMNGELNAANKIFEYKNKSYKGAEFTIILKKNS